From Methylomonas sp. EFPC3, a single genomic window includes:
- a CDS encoding LysR family transcriptional regulator translates to MDIDQIRTFLSVAANGSFLEAANRLYVTQSTVSTRIQRLEAYLGVTLFLRNRAGASLTQPGQRFLRHAKALLLTLEQARHDIGLPSRFRDSVSIGARIALCEGLLPEWIGAIRRQMPDVSIRTDIGFEEDLMRSLISGALDIGLMYTPQHSPGLLVEHIFDETLLLLSTDPDRPWPNDDYIYVDWAPGFYAQHSNAFPNLERSAQVVNIGWMALQLILAQNSGSCFLPIRLAAPLLQSGRLHPVADSPRFTLPAYMVSGRDNDSPVLQQVLAELRGLAAAERQRDYSTLAA, encoded by the coding sequence ATGGACATCGACCAAATCAGAACCTTTTTGAGCGTCGCCGCCAACGGCAGTTTTCTGGAAGCCGCCAACCGCCTGTACGTGACCCAATCGACGGTGAGCACCCGGATTCAGCGTCTGGAAGCCTATTTGGGCGTTACCTTGTTCCTACGCAACCGGGCCGGCGCCAGCCTGACCCAGCCCGGCCAGCGCTTTCTGCGCCACGCCAAGGCCTTATTGCTGACCCTGGAACAGGCCCGCCACGACATCGGCTTGCCCAGCCGCTTCCGCGACAGCGTCAGCATCGGCGCCCGCATCGCCTTGTGCGAAGGCTTGTTGCCGGAATGGATCGGTGCGATTCGGCGGCAAATGCCGGATGTTTCGATCCGCACCGATATCGGCTTCGAGGAAGATTTGATGCGCAGCCTGATTTCCGGCGCGCTGGACATCGGCCTAATGTACACGCCGCAACACAGCCCGGGCCTGCTGGTGGAGCACATCTTCGACGAAACCCTGTTACTACTGAGCACCGATCCGGACCGGCCCTGGCCCAACGACGACTACATCTACGTCGATTGGGCGCCGGGTTTTTACGCCCAGCACAGCAACGCCTTTCCGAACCTGGAACGCTCGGCGCAAGTGGTTAACATCGGCTGGATGGCGCTGCAATTGATCCTGGCGCAAAACAGCGGCTCCTGTTTTCTGCCGATCCGTCTGGCAGCACCGCTGCTACAATCCGGCCGCCTGCATCCGGTGGCGGATAGCCCGCGTTTCACGCTGCCGGCTTACATGGTGTCCGGCCGCGACAACGACTCGCCGGTGCTGCAACAAGTGCTGGCTGAACTGCGCGGCCTGGCCGCCGCCGAACGGCAGCGGGATTATTCGACGCTCGCCGCTTAG